The following nucleotide sequence is from Syntrophorhabdaceae bacterium.
AAGAATAAGGGTTGATCGAAGATCGACCCGACGAGGGATAGATATTAAAATCTCCTACTGGTACAACAATCAGGACATTCGGATAGAAGAGGTTCCGACGCCTGTTCCCGGGCCTCACGAGATGGTGGTGAAGGTCCACGCCTGCGGCATCTGCGGGAGCGACATCGTCGAATGGTACCGCCTTCCGCGGGCACCCCTTGTGCAGGGCCACGAGATTGGTGCCGAGGTGGCCGTTGCTGGCTCCGCGGTCGAGAGGTTCAAGGCCGGCGACAGGGTCTTCATCCCCCCCAAGATACCCTGCGGTGCTTGTGTCTATTGTGCGAACGGCCACTATCCGCAGTGCACTGAGGTCAAAGAGAGGCTCCCCGGGGCCTTTGCCGAATATGTTCTTGTCCCCGAGATCTTCGTAAAACAGGGAACATACCCCCTGCCGGAAAATGTCACCTACGAGCAGAGCACATTTATCGAGCCCCTGGCATGCGCGGTCCGGGCGCAGCGGCTGGCCGGAGTGGAGAAGGAGCGCAGCGTTCTGATCATTGGCTGCGGAATGTCCGGGCTCCTCCATGTGAAGCTCGCCGTGGCCAAAGGATGCAAGGTCATAGCCGTCGACGTGAACCCGATGAAGTTGAGGTTCGCCGCGAAGGCAGGCGCCGCAGCCGTCATCGACGGCGCCGGGGATGTCGTCGAGAGACTGATGGCCGAAAATGGAAGAACGGCCGATGTCGTGTTTCTTTGCTCTTCTGCCCGTCAGGCCGTGGACGAGGCATGGCGATGCGTCGACAAAGGCGGCACCGTCGTTCTCTTCGCGGTTCCCGGCCCGGAAGAGAAGGTCGTGGTGCCCGTCAACGATTTCTGGATGAAGGAGATCACTATCCGCACATCCTACTACTGCGGTCCCCCTGATATCGTCGAGGCAATGACCCTCGTTGGGTCGGGCACCATAACCGTAGATGATCTCGTAACCCACCGCCTCCCCCTGGGAGAC
It contains:
- a CDS encoding zinc-binding dehydrogenase: MVVKVHACGICGSDIVEWYRLPRAPLVQGHEIGAEVAVAGSAVERFKAGDRVFIPPKIPCGACVYCANGHYPQCTEVKERLPGAFAEYVLVPEIFVKQGTYPLPENVTYEQSTFIEPLACAVRAQRLAGVEKERSVLIIGCGMSGLLHVKLAVAKGCKVIAVDVNPMKLRFAAKAGAAAVIDGAGDVVERLMAENGRTADVVFLCSSARQAVDEAWRCVDKGGTVVLFAVPGPEEKVVVPVNDFWMKEITIRTSYYCGPPDIVEAMTLVGSGTITVDDLVTHRLPLGDIVEGFKLVSDGRDSIKVIIKP